Proteins encoded in a region of the Mucilaginibacter sabulilitoris genome:
- a CDS encoding DUF417 family protein yields MKTLSNPTQEHISSANLAKTTKSSLINLAEWITNRNIPFLITSIGMIVMLLWAGSYKMTNPGAEGIVPLVSNSPLISWHFKLFGTYVGSDLIGLTEITAAVLLIAGYFKPKAGIIGGFIAMLMFFVTSTMVITTPGAITPVNGIGYMSFLGLFLFKDIISLGVAFYLISYFGKKSNSVRES; encoded by the coding sequence ATGAAAACTTTATCAAACCCGACGCAAGAACATATTTCTTCGGCTAACCTTGCAAAAACAACCAAAAGTAGCTTAATTAACCTGGCTGAATGGATAACTAACCGTAATATTCCTTTCCTGATCACCAGTATCGGCATGATAGTGATGCTCCTTTGGGCCGGGTCTTATAAAATGACCAATCCGGGGGCGGAAGGAATTGTTCCGTTAGTTTCCAATAGCCCGCTGATCAGTTGGCATTTTAAATTATTCGGTACTTATGTTGGGTCTGATCTGATCGGTCTGACCGAAATTACTGCAGCCGTATTACTTATTGCCGGTTATTTTAAACCGAAAGCAGGTATTATAGGCGGATTCATAGCAATGCTTATGTTTTTCGTGACCAGTACAATGGTTATTACCACACCGGGCGCAATTACTCCGGTTAATGGAATTGGCTATATGAGTTTCCTCGGATTGTTTCTTTTCAAGGATATAATTTCTCTTGGTGTTGCCTTTTACCTGATCAGCTATTTTGGAAAAAAAAGCAATTCTGTCAGAGAATCATAA
- a CDS encoding TMEM175 family protein, with product MLRENKKMKPMMMNGASPDRVYAFSDGVFAIIITIMVLELKKPEGVTFHALFRLWPTWISYGASYLFIAIVWVNHHYLLKYASEATPRLIWANFGHLFSVSLIPFLTDWMAESELAPVPVAMYAFVFFLVNATYLVLVWETLCNEENPAVPDRVMRLFNVRSFLTLSAFLAAMILAFWFPLLGFAVVCCCLLLYLRPEIKVSGTKSSEPRIMKNREM from the coding sequence ATGTTACGCGAAAACAAAAAAATGAAACCAATGATGATGAACGGCGCGTCGCCAGACCGCGTGTACGCATTCTCTGATGGGGTGTTTGCAATCATCATTACTATCATGGTATTGGAGTTAAAAAAACCAGAAGGCGTTACTTTTCATGCCTTGTTTCGGCTGTGGCCCACCTGGATCAGCTATGGAGCAAGCTACTTATTTATTGCTATTGTATGGGTGAACCATCATTATTTATTGAAGTACGCCTCGGAGGCAACACCTCGTCTGATATGGGCCAACTTCGGGCACTTGTTCTCTGTGTCCCTGATTCCCTTTCTAACCGATTGGATGGCCGAAAGCGAATTAGCACCGGTACCGGTGGCCATGTATGCGTTTGTATTTTTCCTGGTGAACGCCACCTACCTGGTGTTGGTTTGGGAAACGCTTTGTAACGAAGAAAATCCAGCCGTTCCGGATAGGGTAATGAGGCTATTTAATGTGCGGTCATTTCTTACGTTATCAGCGTTTTTAGCCGCCATGATATTGGCTTTCTGGTTTCCGCTCCTGGGGTTTGCGGTGGTTTGCTGTTGCCTACTGCTTTATCTGAGACCAGAAATAAAAGTATCCGGTACCAAAAGTTCAGAACCCCGGATAATGAAAAACAGAGAAATGTGA
- a CDS encoding AraC family transcriptional regulator: protein MIRQFNHRQSNAQFRLVYNENNFDRIFYGKDREDKLLTIAWNRGEAQQVNIDSVLYNFPANTVLCLMASETFHFENPSAIVAWQFDREFYCIVDHDKEVSCAGFLFFGSSEKMLVSLAERNQKQIELLLEIFRDEFETADFIQGEMMLVLLKRLIIIVTRLAREQYIAEKELTGDKLDLVRKYSVLVENHFRKQHQVKFYAEKLYKSPKTLSNVFALYNHKSPVQVIQERILTEAKRLLLYTEKTSKEIAYELGFEDAGHFSKFFKKHSGFVPTDYKRYIPLN from the coding sequence ATGATACGACAGTTTAATCACCGCCAGAGCAACGCCCAGTTTAGGCTGGTTTATAACGAAAATAATTTTGACCGCATTTTTTATGGTAAAGACCGGGAAGACAAATTGCTTACCATTGCCTGGAATAGGGGCGAAGCACAACAGGTAAATATCGATAGTGTGCTTTATAACTTTCCAGCCAACACTGTCCTCTGCCTGATGGCCAGTGAAACTTTCCATTTTGAAAACCCTTCGGCTATTGTGGCCTGGCAATTCGATAGGGAATTTTACTGTATTGTTGACCATGATAAGGAAGTGAGCTGTGCCGGTTTCCTGTTCTTCGGATCATCAGAAAAAATGCTCGTTAGCCTGGCTGAACGTAACCAAAAACAGATCGAACTGTTATTAGAGATTTTTCGGGACGAGTTTGAAACAGCAGACTTTATACAGGGAGAGATGATGCTGGTACTCCTGAAGCGCCTGATCATCATTGTAACCCGGCTGGCCAGGGAGCAGTATATTGCAGAAAAGGAACTAACCGGCGATAAACTGGATCTGGTAAGGAAATATAGTGTGCTTGTTGAAAATCATTTCAGGAAACAGCACCAGGTGAAATTTTATGCTGAGAAACTTTATAAATCGCCAAAGACGCTTTCTAATGTTTTTGCCCTGTATAATCATAAAAGCCCGGTACAGGTGATACAGGAAAGGATATTGACGGAGGCAAAAAGATTGCTGCTGTACACGGAAAAAACGTCGAAAGAAATTGCGTACGAACTGGGTTTTGAAGATGCCGGCCATTTCAGCAAGTTTTTTAAGAAGCATTCCGGTTTTGTACCAACCGATTATAAGAGGTACATACCGCTTAATTGA
- a CDS encoding hybrid sensor histidine kinase/response regulator transcription factor: MEKKIPLYFFLFVFVFSGYAQSPIKNKILNYSLKDGLSFGIVNSITQDDKGFMWFATNDGLNRFDGTNFRVFKSRQVDPSALASNYVQKVLCDVHGNIWVSSRNGLSKLDTRTEKFIHYKLTSGRAVKSDVGNIVQSHDGNLWIATYGLGFSYFNIKTTKFINYTQANLPGLSSNRVISLFEDSKGLLWVGTQENGINVFSHNGGVIVTRQSLTSQIANLSAARINDIFEDHFHNIWIATGNGLIYYNRQYNKFSLLQTSQPDIKSKRYISVIEDSNKQLLVGLQDGGLYKVSLGHDANYNTENFLLQPVTGDDDYYLTQRSVQTLYIDKDKNIWVGTYGDGIYMVSSIKEKFSKITKKRFGFGGESPVRFYGMCSDQDGFLWLGTDGEGIFKTSHNGNQVKQYKADGKPGSITDNAILCIYSDKNGNVWIGTYAKGLFLYDKKTDSFINYKHDQNDLKSLGGNDVRVIYQDNHKNLWVGTNGGGLSLFNTITKTFTNYTPANSGITSYDVRSIAEAENGNLWIGTYGGGLSFYNFGQKKFSRFFSPVDEKNNLPSQVIFSIVPDNQKRLWIGTEGDGLISYDLENKRFKKFNETNGLANNTVSAIKESGSGSLWLSTNKGLSNIDTHTDKILNYDQSDGLQAGQFNGGSVLFDTTNKLMYFGGTEGLNFFDPEKVNQSNYKPRVIITGLQIFGKQVEVGAVDKDRAVLPEAINEARQITLMPDQSVFSIQYTSLNYTYPQKGSFAYKLEGLDKSWNYVGNQRLATYRYLEPGDYVFKVKASNQDGLWSENYATLQIKIMPPWYKTWWAYLSYIIVTGLIIYRYMLYRANQTKLKYEIKVAQLSAEKDRELSERKLSFFTNISHEFRTPLTLIINPVKDMLFGNSGQINDPNNVHIIYRNARRLLSLVDQLLLFRKAESETDKLKIVRLNIVALCHEVFLCFNHQARTKHIQFDFFSPKEVIEIFADREKIEIALFNLISNALKFTPDHGSVSCIITDADVRVGIEIKDSGCGIAEGTGDQLFNKFYQLQNTAPLAGGFGIGLYLVKLFIESHKGTISYTSQQEQGTVFNVSLLKGREHLGQHFVFEDVAETSVFLDELIEIKDELVTIETGNSIKTRSHEALSSDTKTMLLIDDNHQIRSYLKQIFAAEFEIFEADNGTQGLELVYHLVPDIVISDVMMQGLSGIEVCSRIKEDQVLNHIPVILLTASSSPEIKLKGIEGGADDYISKPFEKELLIARVNGILKSRNNLQKYFYNEITLKSNDLKISQEYKEFLEKCLQIVELHLSDPDFSIKTLATEINMSHSNLYKRIKSISGQSANSFIRFIRLRKAAEILLTTDSTVYETASMVGINDLKYFREQFNKLFGINPSDYVKKYRKPFHNNYNVSRDIVKDH, encoded by the coding sequence ATGGAAAAAAAGATTCCCCTTTACTTTTTTCTTTTTGTATTCGTTTTTTCGGGCTATGCACAATCCCCAATAAAAAACAAAATACTTAACTATTCTTTAAAAGATGGCCTTTCTTTTGGTATTGTAAACAGCATTACACAAGATGATAAAGGCTTTATGTGGTTTGCCACAAACGATGGGCTTAACCGGTTTGATGGGACAAATTTTAGGGTTTTTAAATCAAGGCAAGTTGATCCTTCCGCTTTAGCCAGTAATTATGTTCAGAAAGTTTTATGTGATGTACACGGAAATATCTGGGTGTCTTCACGAAACGGGCTAAGTAAACTTGATACCCGGACAGAAAAATTCATCCATTATAAATTAACTTCAGGCCGCGCCGTTAAAAGTGACGTAGGTAATATCGTACAAAGCCATGATGGTAATTTATGGATAGCAACATACGGTTTAGGGTTTTCATATTTTAACATTAAAACCACAAAGTTCATTAATTATACTCAGGCTAATTTGCCCGGGCTATCAAGCAACCGGGTTATAAGTTTATTTGAGGATTCAAAGGGGCTGTTATGGGTTGGTACGCAGGAGAACGGTATCAATGTATTTAGCCATAACGGCGGCGTCATAGTTACCCGGCAAAGTTTAACAAGTCAAATAGCAAACCTTTCGGCTGCGCGTATCAATGACATTTTTGAAGATCATTTTCACAATATATGGATAGCAACAGGAAACGGGCTTATATATTATAATAGGCAATACAATAAATTTTCCCTTTTACAAACCAGTCAACCCGATATTAAAAGTAAAAGATACATATCTGTTATTGAGGACAGTAATAAACAATTGCTTGTTGGTTTGCAGGATGGCGGATTGTATAAGGTTAGCCTTGGGCATGACGCAAATTATAATACCGAAAACTTTTTATTACAGCCGGTAACAGGTGACGATGATTATTATCTTACGCAAAGATCTGTTCAAACACTTTATATAGATAAGGACAAGAATATTTGGGTAGGTACCTATGGCGATGGTATTTACATGGTAAGTAGTATTAAAGAGAAGTTTTCTAAAATCACAAAGAAACGGTTTGGGTTTGGAGGTGAAAGCCCGGTAAGATTTTATGGGATGTGTTCTGACCAGGACGGCTTTTTATGGCTGGGCACCGATGGCGAAGGTATATTTAAAACGAGTCATAACGGCAATCAGGTAAAGCAATATAAGGCCGATGGAAAACCTGGCAGTATTACAGATAATGCTATTTTATGTATTTACAGTGATAAGAATGGGAATGTCTGGATCGGCACTTATGCCAAAGGCCTTTTTCTATATGATAAAAAAACAGATTCATTCATAAATTACAAACATGATCAGAATGATCTTAAAAGCTTAGGCGGTAATGATGTGAGGGTAATTTATCAGGATAATCATAAAAATCTGTGGGTAGGAACAAATGGTGGAGGTTTGAGTTTATTCAATACAATTACAAAAACATTTACCAATTATACCCCTGCCAACAGCGGCATCACTTCATATGATGTGCGATCAATTGCCGAAGCTGAAAATGGGAACTTATGGATTGGTACTTACGGCGGAGGTCTGAGTTTTTACAATTTTGGGCAAAAGAAATTTAGCAGGTTTTTTAGCCCAGTTGATGAGAAAAATAACCTGCCCAGCCAGGTCATTTTTTCAATAGTTCCTGATAACCAAAAACGATTATGGATAGGAACCGAAGGAGATGGCCTGATCTCTTATGATTTGGAAAATAAAAGATTTAAGAAATTTAACGAAACAAACGGGTTAGCCAATAATACAGTATCGGCCATTAAAGAATCAGGCAGCGGGTCTTTATGGCTGAGTACCAACAAGGGGTTATCAAACATTGATACCCATACTGATAAGATACTAAATTATGATCAGTCTGACGGTTTGCAGGCAGGCCAGTTTAATGGCGGATCTGTTTTATTTGATACTACTAATAAACTGATGTATTTTGGAGGGACAGAAGGCCTCAATTTTTTTGACCCTGAGAAGGTAAATCAAAGTAATTACAAACCCAGGGTAATTATAACAGGGCTCCAAATTTTTGGCAAGCAAGTTGAAGTGGGAGCGGTTGATAAAGACCGGGCCGTACTACCCGAGGCGATTAATGAAGCCCGGCAAATTACTTTAATGCCAGATCAGTCTGTGTTTTCAATCCAGTATACATCTTTAAATTATACTTATCCGCAAAAAGGAAGCTTCGCGTACAAACTCGAAGGCCTTGATAAATCATGGAATTACGTGGGCAATCAGCGATTGGCCACATACCGGTACCTTGAACCAGGCGACTATGTATTTAAAGTGAAAGCATCAAACCAGGATGGTTTATGGTCTGAAAACTACGCCACTTTGCAAATAAAGATTATGCCGCCATGGTATAAAACATGGTGGGCTTACTTAAGTTATATTATTGTAACCGGACTGATTATTTATCGCTATATGCTTTACAGGGCCAACCAAACTAAACTTAAATACGAAATAAAAGTTGCCCAGTTATCAGCAGAAAAAGATAGGGAGTTAAGTGAACGCAAACTTTCTTTTTTTACTAATATATCACATGAGTTTCGGACTCCGCTAACCTTGATAATTAACCCCGTAAAGGATATGCTTTTTGGCAATAGCGGGCAAATTAATGACCCAAACAACGTGCATATTATTTATCGCAATGCGCGCCGCCTTTTAAGCCTTGTTGATCAGTTATTGCTTTTCCGAAAGGCCGAGAGCGAGACAGATAAATTGAAAATTGTAAGGCTTAATATAGTAGCGCTTTGCCATGAAGTATTTTTATGCTTTAATCATCAGGCGCGCACCAAACATATACAGTTTGATTTTTTTAGCCCAAAGGAAGTTATTGAAATATTTGCCGACAGAGAAAAGATCGAGATAGCCTTATTTAACCTCATCTCAAACGCGTTAAAATTTACTCCTGATCACGGTAGTGTAAGCTGCATAATTACTGATGCTGATGTTAGGGTTGGTATAGAAATAAAGGATAGCGGTTGTGGTATAGCCGAAGGTACAGGCGATCAATTGTTCAATAAGTTTTATCAGTTACAAAATACAGCGCCTTTGGCTGGTGGTTTTGGTATAGGACTTTACCTCGTTAAATTATTTATTGAAAGTCATAAAGGAACCATTAGCTATACCAGCCAGCAGGAACAGGGAACTGTGTTCAATGTTTCTTTGCTAAAGGGTCGTGAGCATTTGGGGCAGCATTTTGTTTTTGAAGATGTTGCAGAAACTTCCGTGTTTTTGGATGAACTGATAGAGATCAAGGATGAGCTGGTTACAATTGAAACCGGAAATTCTATTAAAACAAGAAGCCATGAAGCTTTAAGTTCGGATACCAAAACCATGCTCCTTATTGATGATAATCATCAGATCCGTAGTTATCTTAAACAGATATTTGCAGCTGAGTTTGAGATTTTTGAGGCTGATAATGGCACACAAGGCCTCGAACTGGTTTATCACCTGGTGCCTGATATTGTAATAAGTGATGTAATGATGCAGGGTTTAAGTGGTATCGAAGTCTGCAGCCGTATTAAGGAAGACCAGGTTTTAAATCATATTCCGGTAATATTGCTTACAGCCAGTTCATCGCCCGAGATAAAGCTTAAAGGTATTGAAGGCGGCGCTGATGATTATATAAGTAAACCGTTTGAAAAAGAACTGCTGATCGCCCGCGTTAATGGTATACTGAAAAGCCGGAATAATCTTCAGAAATACTTTTATAATGAGATAACTTTAAAATCAAATGATCTTAAAATATCACAGGAATATAAGGAATTTCTTGAAAAATGTTTACAGATAGTTGAACTGCATTTATCGGATCCTGACTTCAGCATAAAGACGCTTGCAACTGAAATAAACATGAGCCATTCAAATCTTTATAAGCGTATCAAATCAATTTCTGGCCAGTCGGCCAATAGTTTTATCCGTTTTATCAGATTAAGGAAAGCGGCGGAGATTCTTTTAACTACCGATAGTACAGTATATGAAACCGCTTCAATGGTAGGCATAAACGATCTCAAATATTTCAGGGAACAGTTCAATAAACTTTTTGGAATAAACCCCTCTGATTATGTAAAAAAATACCGCAAGCCATTTCACAACAATTATAATGTAAGCCGCGATATTGTTAAAGATCATTGA
- a CDS encoding alpha/beta fold hydrolase, with protein MKTPIVKYLKTKVDDLNVFYREAGPKDAPVVLLLHGYPTSSHMYRNLIPILGEKYHVIAPDLIGFGYSDAPHYKSFHYTFDNLTKYVQGFVDQLGLKRFAIQVFDYGAPVGYRLAVANPEKITGIISQNGNAYEEGLSDGWNPIQKYWADPSEENRNNLRSMSTAATTQWQYFTGVSDKSLVAPESYSLDQFFLDREENEESQLDLFKDYASNVAMYPAFHQYFRESQVPFLAVWGDKDPFFLPPGAEAFKRDLPNAIVKFFDTGHFALETHVNEIGEEILKFLETLPE; from the coding sequence ATGAAAACACCAATCGTTAAATATCTGAAAACAAAGGTCGATGACCTGAACGTATTTTATCGTGAAGCAGGGCCCAAGGATGCACCTGTAGTACTTTTATTACATGGTTATCCAACGTCATCGCACATGTACCGGAACCTGATCCCGATATTGGGCGAAAAATACCATGTGATCGCGCCGGATCTGATCGGCTTCGGATATTCTGACGCGCCACATTACAAATCTTTCCATTACACCTTTGATAACCTCACCAAATATGTTCAGGGCTTTGTAGATCAATTGGGCTTAAAACGTTTTGCCATCCAGGTATTTGATTACGGCGCGCCGGTGGGCTACAGGCTGGCGGTAGCCAACCCAGAAAAAATTACCGGTATCATTTCACAAAACGGCAATGCCTATGAAGAAGGTCTAAGCGATGGCTGGAACCCGATCCAGAAGTATTGGGCAGATCCAAGCGAAGAAAATCGCAATAATTTAAGGTCAATGTCAACCGCCGCTACTACCCAATGGCAATACTTTACCGGCGTAAGCGATAAAAGCCTGGTGGCACCCGAGTCGTATTCATTAGACCAGTTTTTTCTTGATCGTGAAGAAAACGAAGAATCACAGCTTGACCTGTTTAAAGATTATGCCAGCAACGTGGCGATGTACCCAGCATTTCACCAATATTTCAGAGAAAGCCAGGTGCCTTTTTTAGCTGTCTGGGGCGATAAGGATCCTTTTTTCCTGCCGCCAGGTGCCGAAGCCTTTAAACGCGATCTTCCAAATGCCATTGTGAAGTTTTTTGATACAGGACACTTCGCGTTGGAAACCCATGTCAATGAGATCGGCGAGGAGATACTTAAGTTCCTGGAAACACTGCCTGAATAA
- a CDS encoding dihydrofolate reductase family protein, translating to MATDAFKITIHMVSSLDGYIAKKDNSVSWFETSDNYEKGVNVSEQEVKEFLRTIDCYVMGSRTYELALELSKSYGWAYGDKPVIVVTHRKLSIDRQHIEIYSGDLNKLVNERLKPNYKNVWVVGGAKLTKDFIRLNLADEIRQSILPVILGDGTPFFDQIGQEQTLHLKGVTAYKNGMVELCYEIKK from the coding sequence ATGGCGACAGATGCATTTAAAATAACCATACATATGGTTTCAAGTCTTGACGGCTATATTGCCAAAAAAGACAATAGTGTTTCGTGGTTTGAGACATCTGACAATTATGAGAAAGGAGTTAATGTTTCTGAGCAGGAAGTAAAGGAATTTCTTAGAACGATAGACTGCTATGTAATGGGTTCCCGGACATATGAGCTCGCTTTGGAACTTTCAAAATCTTATGGATGGGCTTACGGAGATAAGCCGGTTATTGTAGTAACTCACAGAAAACTTTCGATTGACAGACAGCACATTGAGATTTATTCGGGCGACCTGAACAAATTGGTGAACGAACGGCTAAAACCAAACTACAAGAATGTTTGGGTTGTGGGTGGCGCTAAACTTACTAAAGATTTCATTCGGTTAAACTTGGCGGACGAAATAAGACAGTCAATTCTACCTGTTATCTTAGGTGATGGAACACCTTTTTTTGATCAGATAGGACAAGAACAAACATTACACCTAAAAGGTGTAACAGCCTATAAAAACGGAATGGTGGAATTATGTTATGAAATAAAAAAATAA
- a CDS encoding SDR family oxidoreductase, producing MKNRIAIVTGASAGIGAATAVRLAKDFAGLVLIARREEELKITAEAVKAAGAEPLIIQADLRRAAAAEQVVDKTIERFRQIDAVINIAGAVPQIHLFEMTDEQWNDGAEMKLHGARRLTIKAWPYLKASKGSVVLTSGNSAEAPKPGFAAVATINAAIVALAKAFAEQGIIDGVQVNSILPGPVMSNRRISFLKKWSEANQISLDEAKAKFLVEAHIERYGEPEEIAELVAFLISPAAKWMTGTAVRMDGGEVKGI from the coding sequence ATGAAAAACAGAATTGCGATTGTGACTGGTGCCAGTGCCGGTATCGGGGCAGCTACTGCTGTGAGATTAGCGAAAGATTTTGCGGGTTTAGTGCTCATAGCCCGCCGGGAGGAAGAACTGAAAATAACGGCTGAGGCTGTAAAAGCCGCTGGCGCAGAGCCACTGATTATTCAGGCTGATCTGCGGCGGGCCGCAGCAGCAGAGCAAGTGGTTGATAAAACGATCGAAAGGTTCAGACAGATTGATGCCGTTATCAATATTGCCGGTGCTGTCCCTCAGATACATCTGTTTGAAATGACCGATGAACAATGGAATGACGGTGCGGAAATGAAACTGCATGGCGCCCGCCGGCTAACCATTAAAGCGTGGCCATATCTGAAAGCTTCAAAAGGATCTGTTGTACTGACCTCCGGTAATTCCGCGGAAGCCCCAAAGCCCGGTTTTGCCGCAGTGGCAACCATTAACGCTGCAATTGTGGCGCTGGCTAAAGCATTTGCAGAACAGGGAATCATTGACGGGGTGCAGGTAAATAGCATACTTCCCGGCCCTGTAATGAGCAACCGGCGCATCAGTTTTCTTAAAAAATGGTCTGAGGCTAACCAGATCAGCCTCGATGAGGCGAAAGCCAAATTCCTCGTAGAGGCCCATATTGAACGTTATGGTGAGCCGGAAGAAATTGCGGAGCTGGTAGCGTTCCTCATATCACCAGCCGCCAAATGGATGACCGGTACGGCGGTAAGAATGGATGGCGGCGAAGTGAAGGGCATATAA
- a CDS encoding alpha/beta fold hydrolase — translation MNKQGIFYKTVNVDGINIFYREAGDKTKPQIVLLNGVPNASGAFQELIHDLKDKFYLVAPDFPGFGNSDIPDQNTFEYTFHNISVIIEKFIDKLGLTYPSVYALGYGGPITFRIALRRPTLFNNYILQNSNAYEEGLGPAMIAAAPYLESRNEETEKLVKPLLALDGIKQFFLNGAKDVTRINPDGYLNSLYYLSRPGQQEIQLDLLYDYRTNIAEYPNWQRFLKEAQPRILLVWGKNDVFFPLSAAEAIKRNVPSAELHVYDTSHLALGEYHDDIAQRIKTFLML, via the coding sequence ATGAATAAACAAGGTATCTTTTATAAGACTGTAAATGTTGATGGGATCAACATTTTCTACAGAGAAGCTGGTGATAAAACCAAGCCGCAGATCGTTTTACTAAACGGTGTCCCTAACGCATCCGGTGCGTTCCAGGAATTGATCCACGATCTGAAAGACAAATTTTATTTGGTAGCGCCGGATTTCCCGGGTTTTGGTAACAGCGATATACCCGACCAAAATACTTTTGAATACACTTTCCATAATATCTCGGTAATTATTGAAAAATTTATCGATAAACTTGGCCTTACCTACCCAAGTGTTTATGCATTAGGTTATGGTGGCCCCATAACGTTCCGGATCGCATTAAGAAGGCCTACATTATTTAATAACTATATTCTTCAAAACTCTAATGCCTATGAAGAAGGATTAGGCCCGGCAATGATTGCTGCTGCGCCCTACCTGGAAAGCCGGAATGAAGAAACCGAGAAACTGGTAAAGCCGCTGTTAGCATTGGATGGCATTAAACAATTCTTCCTGAATGGCGCCAAAGATGTGACCCGGATCAACCCGGACGGTTACCTGAACTCCCTGTATTATTTAAGCCGCCCCGGTCAGCAGGAGATTCAGTTGGATCTGCTTTATGATTATCGTACCAACATCGCGGAGTACCCGAACTGGCAACGTTTCCTGAAAGAAGCACAGCCACGGATACTTTTAGTATGGGGAAAGAATGATGTGTTTTTCCCGCTATCGGCCGCTGAGGCAATTAAACGTAATGTACCAAGCGCGGAGCTACATGTTTACGACACCAGCCACCTGGCGCTGGGGGAATATCATGATGATATCGCCCAAAGAATAAAAACATTTCTGATGCTGTAA
- a CDS encoding carboxymuconolactone decarboxylase family protein yields the protein MKTFQIPTREQVSPANQAFFDNLTKMAGHVPNLYAVFAHSENALGNYLTLGSGKTSLRAKEREVVNLVVSQVNKCLYCLSAHTAIGKKLGFSDDQVLEVRRAEITFDPKLDTLAKLVKSIAENQGHADPQLVENFYAAGYNDGNLIDVVIAVGDKIITNYVFALTVVPIDYPIAPEL from the coding sequence ATGAAAACTTTTCAAATTCCAACCAGAGAACAAGTATCACCTGCAAACCAGGCCTTTTTTGATAACCTGACCAAAATGGCTGGTCATGTTCCAAATTTGTACGCCGTATTTGCCCATTCAGAAAACGCGTTAGGTAATTACCTTACCCTGGGTAGCGGCAAAACATCCCTGCGGGCTAAAGAACGCGAAGTGGTTAACCTGGTTGTGAGCCAGGTAAACAAATGTTTATACTGTTTGAGCGCCCATACTGCCATTGGAAAAAAACTGGGCTTTTCTGATGACCAGGTATTGGAGGTACGCAGGGCAGAAATCACCTTTGATCCTAAACTGGATACGTTGGCTAAACTGGTTAAAAGCATAGCAGAAAACCAGGGACATGCTGACCCGCAATTAGTAGAAAACTTTTATGCTGCAGGCTATAATGACGGTAACCTGATCGATGTGGTTATTGCAGTAGGCGATAAGATTATTACCAATTACGTATTTGCTTTAACCGTGGTGCCTATTGATTATCCAATTGCTCCGGAGTTATAA
- a CDS encoding TetR/AcrR family transcriptional regulator: MRTKPVRESIMRTAARLFYQNGYSNTGINQIVEEAGVAKSSLYHNFRSKEDLLIAYLEETGTETLGLLKQAADGYHTPKDKILAVFDYLKTIMLNNDFYGCHFLNMVYEMPQSAIRVREQVEKQKDSVRELFWEILKPIDKELLADEIYILFEGALISNKVHDDPWPVISARKVAEKII; this comes from the coding sequence ATGAGAACAAAACCAGTAAGAGAATCTATTATGCGAACAGCGGCGCGGTTATTTTATCAAAATGGTTACAGTAATACGGGAATTAACCAGATCGTTGAAGAAGCTGGAGTTGCAAAATCGTCCCTTTACCATAACTTTCGTTCAAAAGAGGATCTGCTCATAGCGTACCTGGAAGAGACTGGTACAGAAACGCTTGGCTTATTGAAACAGGCAGCTGACGGCTATCACACACCGAAGGATAAAATACTCGCCGTATTTGACTATCTGAAAACTATAATGCTCAATAATGATTTTTACGGGTGCCATTTTTTGAATATGGTTTATGAAATGCCCCAGAGTGCGATACGTGTCCGGGAGCAGGTTGAAAAACAGAAGGATAGTGTGCGTGAGTTATTCTGGGAAATATTAAAGCCAATAGATAAAGAGCTTCTTGCGGATGAGATTTATATCTTATTTGAAGGAGCGCTGATTAGTAATAAGGTACATGACGATCCGTGGCCAGTGATATCAGCACGCAAAGTTGCAGAAAAAATAATTTAA